A region from the Brassica napus cultivar Da-Ae chromosome C8, Da-Ae, whole genome shotgun sequence genome encodes:
- the LOC106412262 gene encoding FKBP12-interacting protein of 37 kDa-like produces MEFPSTNAARASGSKRSFDDLEDDEDDIFGSKKGRTKAEEDAPGVTTSMILSLRESLKNCKDELASCQNELESAKTEIIKWKSAFQNESFVPAGKSPEPRFLIDYIQNLKSSERSLKEQLEIAKRKEASCIVQYAKREQEMAELKSAVRDLKSQLKPASMQARRLLLDPAIHEEFSRLKNLVEEKDKKIKELQDSYTAVTFTPLGVKGRMLMEKCKTLQEENEEIGRQAAEGKIHELAMKLSVQKSQNAELRKQFEGLFKHMEGLTNDAERSNETVIILQDKLEEKEKELERVKKGMEEEVVADKKDDEAHDDEDPKEIDGGE; encoded by the exons ATGGAGTTTCCCTCTACCAATGCCGCCAGAGCTTCAG GTAGTAAAAGAAGCTTCGATGATCTTGAAGACGATGAAGATGACATCTTCGGATCCAAAAAG GGTCGTACCAAAGCTGAGGAGGATGCCCCTGGTGTTACCACTAGCATGATATTATCACTCCGAgagag TCTTAAGAATTGTAAAGACGAGCTTGCTTCATGCCAA AATGAGCTTGAATCAGCTAAAACAGAGATTATTAAGTGGAAATCAGCGTTTCAGAACGAGTCCTTTGTACCCGCTGGAAAATCTCCTG AACCTAGGTTTTTGATCGACTACATCCAGAATTTGAAGTCTTCTGAGAGATCTTTGAAAGAACAG TTAGAAATCGCCAAGAGGAAAGAAGCGTCATGCATTGTTCAATATGCGAAACGGGAACAAGAAATGGCAGAATTAAAG TCAGCTGTTCGCGATTTGAAATCTCAACTCAAGCCAGCGTCAATGCAG GCGAGGAGGTTGTTACTGGATCCAGCCATTCATGAAGAATTTTCACGTCTGAAG AATCTAGTTGAGGAAAAAGACAAGAAGATCAAGGAACTCCAGGATAGTTATACAGCAGTTACTTTCACCCCTCTGGGGGTTAAGGGCAGGATGCTTATGGAAAAGTGCAAAACCCTGCAAGAGGAAAACGAGGAGATTGGACGCCAAGCTGCTGAAGGAAAG ATTCATGAACTAGCAATGAAGCTTTCAGTGCAGAAGTCTCAAAACGCAGAACTTAGAAAGCAATTTGAAG GACTGTTCAAACACATGGAAGGATTAACTAATGATGCTGAGAGATCAAACGAAACG GTGATAATATTGCAAGATAAGttagaagagaaggagaaggagctAGAGAGAGTAAAGAAGGGGATGGAGGAGGAGGTTGTGGCTGACAAGAAAGATGATGaagctcatgatgatgaagatccAAAAGAAATTGATGGTGGAGAATAA
- the LOC106415654 gene encoding uncharacterized protein LOC106415654: MEGRRITASPRPCSGRRVVAKKRTRPDGFVNSVKKLQRREISSRKDRAFSISTAQERFRNMRLVEQYDTHDPKGHSLVALPFLMKRTKVIEIVAARDIVFALAHSGVCAAFSRETNRRICFLNVSPDEVIRSLFYNKNNDSLITVSVYASDNFSSLKCRSTRIEYILRGQPDAGFALFESESLKWPGFVEFDDVNGKVLTYSAQDSVYKVFDLKNYTMLYSISDKHVQEIKISPGIMLLIFKRATSHVPLKILSIEDGTVLKSFNHLLHRNKKVDFIEQFNEKLLVKQENENLQILDVRNAQLMEVSRAEFMTPSAFIFLYENQLFLTFRNRNVSVWNFRGELVTSFEDHLLWHPDCNTNNIYITSDQDLIISYCKADTEDQWIEGNAGSINISNILTGKCLAKITSSSGPPKEDESSSSSSSLGNNSKQRRNAVAEALEDITALFYDEERNEIYTGNRHGFVHVWSN; this comes from the exons ATGGAAGGAAGAAGGATCACAGCTAGCCCTAGACCTTGCAGTGGAAGAAGAGTCGTGGCGAAAAAGAGGACTCGCCCCGATGGGTTCGTCAACAGCGTTAAGAAGCTCCAGCGAAGAGAAATCTCGTCTCGGAAAGATCGAGCTTTCTCAATCAGCACTGCTCAGGAGAGATTCCGTAACATGCGTCTAGTG gAGCAATATGATACTCATGACCCCAAGGGGCATAGTTTAGTTGCGTTACCGTTTTTGATGAAGAGGACTAAAGTTATTGAGATTGTTGCTGCGAGGGATATTGTCTTTGCGCTTGCTCATTCTGGTGTCTGCGCTGCTTTCAGTAGAG AGACGAACAGGAGGATATGTTTTTTAAATGTGAGTCCAGATGAAGTTATACGGAGCTTGTTCTACAACAAGAACAATGATTCCCTCATCACTGTCTCTGTTTATGCTTCTGATAATTTCAGCTCTTTGAAATGCAGATCTACTAGGATTGA GTATATTCTGAGAGGTCAGCCAGATGCAGGGTTTGCTCTTTTTGAGTCTGAATCATTGAAATGGCCTGGCTTTGTAGAGTTTGATGATGTCAATGGAAAGGTGCTTACCTATTCGGCGCAGGACAG TGTGTACAAGGTTTTTGATCTGAAAAACTATACCATGCTGTATTCCATATCAGACAAACATGTTCAAGAAATTAAAATCAG TCCAGGGATAATGTTATTGATCTTCAAGAGAGCTACAAGTCACGTCCCTTTGAAGATTCTATCGATAGAAGATGGCACAGTTCTCAAGTCCTTTAATCATTTGCTTCACCGGAACAAGAAAGTTGATTTCATTGAACAATTCAATGAGAAACTTCTTGTGAAGCAAGAGAATGAGAATCTCCAAATTCTTGAC GTTAGAAACGCTCAACTAATGGAAGTTAGTAGAGCCGAGTTCATGACACCCTCTGCGTTCATTTTTCTCTATGAGAACCAGCTGTTTCTAACGTTCAGGAACCGGAACGTATCTGTGTGGAACTTTCGAGGAGAGCTCGTGACTTCCTTTGAGGATCATCTCCTATGGCATCCGGACTGTAACACAAACAATATCTACATAACAAGTGATCAAGATCTGATCATCTCATATTGCAAAGCAGATACCGAAGATCAGTGGATAGAAGGAAATG CGGGATCGATCAATATCAGCAACATATTGACTGGGAAATGCTTAGCTAAGATAACGTCAAGCAGTGGACCTCCAAAAGAAGATGAGAGCAGCAGCAGTAGTAGTTCCTTGGGGAACAACTCGAAGCAGAGAAGAAACGCTGTGGCTGAAGCTTTGGAAGACATTACGGCTCTGTTCTATGACGAAGAGCGCAATGAGATATACACAGGAAACAGACACGGCTTTGTTCATGTGTGGTCCAATTGA
- the LOC106415417 gene encoding NDR1/HIN1-like protein 6, with protein MKTDDKKEKPAIPMLASEAPKPNAAMETQSTNGGGGRKGKKRSRKICICVTLLILLIFVVPLVLGLTLFKPKRPITTIDSVAVDRLQASVDVLNLKVVLNLTLSVDLSLKNPNRVGFSFGNASALLNYGGKLIGEAPLPASRVGPENTLPMNITLTLMADRLLTDTQIINDVMSGSIPINTFVKVAGKVRVLKIFKIKVKSSSSCDIVISVANRNVTSQHCKYSTKL; from the coding sequence ATGAAAACAGATGATAAAAAGGAGAAGCCAGCAATACCCATGTTAGCATCAGAAGCGCCCAAGCCAAACGCAGCCATGGAAACGCAGTCCACAAACGGCGGCGGCGGTAGAAAAGGGAAGAAACGCAGCCGCAAAATCTGCATCTGCGTCACACTCCTAATCCTCCTCATCTTCGTAGTCCCCCTCGTCTTAGGCCTCACTCTCTTCAAACCCAAACGCCCCATCACCACCATCGACTCCGTCGCCGTGGATCGTCTCCAGGCCTCCGTCGACGTCCTGAATCTCAAGGTAGTCCTCAACCTAACGCTCAGCGTCGATCTCTCCTTGAAAAACCCTAACCGCGTCGGATTCAGCTTCGGCAACGCGTCGGCGTTGCTTAACTACGGCGGCAAGTTGATCGGAGAAGCGCCGCTTCCGGCGAGTCGAGTCGGGCCGGAGAATACGCTGCCTATGAACATAACGCTGACGCTAATGGCGGATCGGTTACTCACCGACACGCAGATTATTAATGACGTCATGTCTGGGTCTATACCTATCAACACTTTCGTTAAAGTCGCCGGGAAAGTAAGAGTTCTGAAGATTTTTAAgattaaagttaagtcgtcttcGTCGTGTGATATTGTGATCTCTGTTGCGAATCGTAATGTTACGAGTCAACACTGTAAGTATTCGACTAAGCTGTGA
- the LOC106416007 gene encoding putative methyltransferase DDB_G0268948, with protein sequence MAALSEKDAAAYLDARPRYPIDWYKKIAERTQDHKFAWDVGTGNGQAAIGLVEHYENVVATDINEAQLKRAIKHSRISYHHTPKNMSEDEMVALIGGENSMDLIVAAQAVHFFDLTIFYNVAKRVLRKEGGLIAIWVYNDIIISPEIDPIMKSLVDSTLPFRTPVMNLAFDSYKTLPFPFESIGMGSEGEPVRLDIPHKLSLKGFIGFLKSWQPAMKAKEQGVELVDEDLIAKFEEAWGDENQVKDVYYKAHMIVGKIPEMRSESDKVSEDSNKDNLLQTDVGRKQERRQPSEEENRQSKKQNTSEDEAC encoded by the exons ATGGCTGCCTTATCAGAGAAAGACGCTGCAGCTTATCTGGACGCAAGGCCCAGATATCCCATCGATTGGTATAAGAAGATAGCCGAACGGACACAAGACCACAAGTTTGCTTGGGATGTCGGAACTGGTAATGGTCAAGCTGCCATTGGG CTTGTTGAACATTACGAGAATGTGGTGGCTACCGATATAAACGAGGCGCAACTTAAACGAGCAATCAAACACTCAAGAATCAGTTACCATCACACTCCAAAAAACATGTCAGAAGACGAAATGGTGGCTCTAATCGGTGGAGAAAACTCTATGGATCTCATAGTTGCTGCACAAGCTGTCCATTTTTTCGACTTAACCATATTTTACAATGTTGCAAAACGTGTACTTCGTAAGGAAGGTGGCCTAATCGCCATTTGGGTCTACAACGACATCATTATCTCCCCCGAGATAGATCCCATAATGAAGAGCCTTGTCGACTCCACCCTTCCTTTTAGAACTCCTGTTATGAATTTGGCGTTTGATAGTTATAAAACGCTCCCGTTTCCTTTTGAGAGCATAGGTATGGGATCTGAGGGAGAGCCTGTTAGGCTTGACATTCCGCATAAGCTTTCTCTTAAAGGGTTCATAGGATTCTTGAAGTCGTGGCAGCCTGCTATGAAGGCTAAGGAACAAGGAGTGGAGCTTGTAGATGAAGATCTTATAGCCAAGTTTGAGGAAGCTTGGGGTGATGAAAACCAAGTCAAAGATGTTTACTACAAGGCTCATATGATTGTTGGGAAAATTCCG GAAATGAGAAGTGAATCTGATAAAGTGTCTGAAGACAGTAACAAAGACAACTTGCTGCAAACCGATGTTGGGAGAAAGCAAGAAAGGCGACAACcatcagaagaagaaaatagaCAAAGTAAGAAACAAAACACAAGTGAAGATGAGGCATGCTAG